The following proteins come from a genomic window of Hoplias malabaricus isolate fHopMal1 chromosome 15, fHopMal1.hap1, whole genome shotgun sequence:
- the st6gal1 gene encoding beta-galactoside alpha-2,6-sialyltransferase 1 codes for MGYKIPGAAMDRVSLLWRLRRRARRGALCMALFCMTMAVLYTLCAENSVPVTDAIFGVRARTRAQPRAHSIVKVLRGVGAKNIYMDPQKLPGVIPGDPQKPIPVLSSSTHTIEGSHKDHSFRSREREPHGLFSWLLGRPLRRALETILGGRRRDAGSHKGDAEFFGPNGALGEIWDDEMSSTMLGKRLRKVVQNYQAMNKYGVQLSGSEGATRRHKLSGPELLCQLKEMVKITTLTPEMEPFAGFSWASQLPARPLTAALGPFKSCAVVSSAGSLRNSGLGKEIDSHDAVVRFNAAPTVGFEKDVGSKTTVRLINSQVMASEDHHFLSSSLYSIGTLVAWDPAPYSSDLNEWYNKTDYPIFKQYQRYRRLHPQQPFYILHPSVEWQLWKRIQDNMAEPIQKNPPSSGLLGTVLMMSLCDVVHVYEFLPSRRKTELCHYYQRFSDAACTLGAYHPLLYEKNLVKRMNQGFDRDIYTYGRVTLPGFSTFNCTHISTSSTLKRHN; via the exons ATGGGATACAAG ATCCCAGGTGCTGCAATGGATCGTGTAAGCCTGCTATGGAGGCTGCGCCGTCGAGCTCGTCGAGGAGCTTTGTGCATGGCTCTATTTTGCATGACCATGGCTGTGTTGTACACATTATGTGCTGAAAACAGTGTCCCTGTTACTGATGCAATCTTCGGTGTGAGGGCAAGGACACGAGCACAACCTCGAGCACACTCCATTGTAAAG GTGCTGCGGGGAGTAGgagctaaaaatatatatatggatcCTCAAAAGCTCCCAGGCGTCATTCCAGGAGATCCTCAAAAGCCTATCCCAGTCTTGTCCTCTTCCACACACACTATAGAGGGCAGTCACAAAGACCACTCCTTCAGGAGCAGAGAAAGGGAACCGCATGGCCTGTTCTCCTGGCTCCTGGGCAGGCCCTTAAGACGAGCGCTTGAGACTATCCTTGGAGGTAGAAGAAGAGATGCAGGGAGTCATAAAGGGGACGCAGAATTCTTTGGACCTAATGGAGCTCTAGGAGAAATATGGGATGATGAAATGTCTAGTACCATGCTTGGAAAACGGCTGAGGAAGGTAGTGCAGAACTATCAG gcaatgaataaatatggaGTGCAGCTCTCCGGATCAGAGGGTGCAACGAGACGACATAAACTGAGTGGCCCTGAACTCCTGTGCCAACTAAAAGAGATGGTGAAAATCACCACGTTAACACCAGAAATGGAACCATTTGCTGGATTTTCTTGGGCCTCTCAACTACCTGCAAGACCCCTGACTGCTGCCCTTGGTCCATTTAAATCATGCGCAGTTGTGTCATCTGCAGGCTCTCTACGAAACTCCGGATTAGGAAAAGAAATCG ATTCTCATGATGCAGTGGTAAGATTCAATGCTGCACCCACTGTGGGATTTGAAAAAGATGTGGGATCTAAAACTACAGTGCGCTTAATCAATTCCCAG gtgATGGCCTCAGAAGATCATCACTTCCTCTCCAGTTCTTTATATAGTATTGGGACTTTAGTAGCCTGGGACCCTGCACCATACTCTTCAGATCTtaatgag TGGTACAACAAGACAGATTACCCAATATTCAAACAGTATCAGCGCTACAGACGACTACACCCTCAGCAGCCTTTTTATATCCTACATCCCAGTGTGGAATGGCAACTATGGAAGCGGATACAAGACAACATGGCTGAGCCTATCCAAAAGAATCCACCATCCTCAGGCCTGTTAG GGACAGTATTGATGATGTCACTTTGTGATGTGGTCCATGTGTATGAATTCTTGCCATCACGACGCAAAACTGAGCTATGCCACTACTATCAGCGATTCAGTGATGCAGCCTGCACCCTAGGTGCCTACCACCCATTGCTCTATGAGAAGAACTTGGTGAAGAGGATGAACCAGGGTTTTGACCGAGACATCTACACTTATGGCAGAGTCACTCTGCCTGGATTCAGCACTTTTAACTGCACCCACATTTCCACCTCTTCCACTCTTAAAAGACATAATTAA